In Pelmatolapia mariae isolate MD_Pm_ZW linkage group LG13, Pm_UMD_F_2, whole genome shotgun sequence, a genomic segment contains:
- the LOC134640134 gene encoding coiled-coil domain-containing protein 177 yields the protein MEELRCSSPVLKLDLSNFDSPGAESSRHVLTNPRSLESCARLGVKPVQLLIKSLNDFIAERQDLPFETMRVMHESYEKERLKILQKCGQERRRIIQAAGDRRPCSSKASGLEVLPDTGLEERSTEMPYADLCSEEKAVSRSSCSAPSKRDPERSTVCSFNLGDLIHSPATEKKLKRLTKNIQKQMCVTVSERDQKIAALMLVKHEEEQARLKLSQKEEWERQEARRQEVAQQVQAEKKRRKKLKQRMKRWNEELEARMRLREHQEKEKAERLKQEVLLQEDRWRRLKEEVEVYRRAKMEGAQKEVEERKHYQEKLLREKEEAGKRERERERQVAAEKEEKALRSKMLKEKGERKRLQEENHKELLRHILLKHQVELQGEEEEAQRRSTLEKKLQHSCQRRAKSVEARLEELRERAAREEEMSQRVQLRAELQSVQQLTHKQILVQLSQRRMERAALHASAQHRRRAQQTRQHNRHRQLCHQRLREELQREEEAARRVRESRISTKERKRERLRRQREQIQEEAQRLARASFHMRERVRQQTHSRTFDQMALEAQLTASLNRMNL from the coding sequence atggaggagctgaggtgCAGCTCCCCTGTGCTTAAGTTGGACCTGAGCAACTTCGACTCTCCCGGAGCAGAGAGCAGCCGACACGTCTTAACAAACCCTCGCTCGCTGGAGTCTTGCGCTCGGCTGGGTGTAAAACCGGTTCAGCTTCTAATTAAATCGCTAAACGACTTCATTGCTGAGCGACAGGACCTGCCGTTTGAGACAATGAGAGTCATGCATGAATCTTATGAAAAGGAGAGGCTGAAGATTTTACAAAAGTGCGGCCAGGAACGGCGGAGGATTATCCAGGCGGCCGGGGACAGGCGGCCATGCAGCAGTAAAGCCTCAGGCTTGGAGGTGTTGCCTGACACCGGACTGGAAGAGCGCTCAACAGAAATGCCCTATGCAGATCTCTGCTCTGAAGAGAAGGCTGTTAGCAGGTCCTCCTGCTCTGCTCCTAGTAAAAGGGATCCAGAGAGGAGCACAGTGTGCAGCTTCAACCTGGGAGACCTCATACACTCCCCAGCTACcgagaagaagctgaagaggCTCACCAAGAACATCCAAAagcagatgtgtgtcacagtATCGGAGAGAGACCAGAAGATAGCTGCTCTGATGCTGGTGAAGCATGAGGAGGAACAGGCTCGTTTGAAGCTCAGTCAGAAGGAGGAATGGGAGCGACAGGAGGCCCGCAGGCAGGAGGTGGCCCAGCAAGTTcaggcagaaaaaaagaggaggaagaagctgAAGCAGAGAATGAAACGCTGGAACGAGGAGCTGGAGGCCCGCATGAGGCTGAGGGAGCatcaagaaaaagagaaagcagaACGGCTTAAGCAGGAGGTGCTGCTGCAAGAAGACCGATGGAGAAGGCTAAAAGAGGAGGTGGAAGTGTACCGCAGGGCAAAGATGGAGGGTGCACAGAAGGAGGTGGAAGAGCGCAAACACTACCAGGAGAAGCTGCtgagggagaaggaggaggcggggaagagggagcgagagagggagagacaggtGGCAgcagagaaggaggagaaggcCCTGAGGAGCAAGATGCTGAAGGAGAAGGGGGAGCGGAAGAGGCTGCAGGAGGAAAACCATAAAGAGCTGCTGAGACACATCTTGCTGAAACACCAGGTTGAGCTGcagggggaggaagaggaggcgcAGAGGAGGAGCACACTGGAGAAGAAGTTGCAGCACTCCTGCCAAAGGCGTGCCAAGTCTGTAGAGGCACGACTCGAAGAGCTTCGGGAGCGGGCTGCCCGGGAGGAGGAGATGAGTCAAAGAGTGCAGCTGAGGGCTGAGCTGCAGAGCGTCCAGCAGCTCACACACAAGCAGATCCTGGTCCAGCTGAGCCAGAGACGCATGGAGAGAGCCGCCCTGCACGCCTCAGCGCAGCACAGACGCAGAGCTCAGCAAACCCGGCAGCACAACAGACACAGGCAGCTCTGCCACCAGAGGCTCAGAGAGGAActacagagagaggaggaggcggcGAGGAGAGTCAGAGAGAGCCGCATCTCCACAAAGGAGCGGAAGAGGGAGCGGCTGAGAAGGCAGCGAGAGCAGATACAGGAGGAGGCACAGAGGCTGGCTCGGGCCTCCTTTCACATGAGGGAGAGAGTGAGGCAGCAGACGCACAGCCGGACCTTTGATCAGATGGCGCTTGAGGCTCAGCTGACTGCGTCTTTAAACCGCATGAATCTGTGA
- the LOC134640135 gene encoding zinc transporter ZIP9, with amino-acid sequence MDGGLIITFISVAMFVGSFLLGFIPLLFKLSEKSLQFVSILGAGLLCGTALAITIPEGVGLLEDSWKASSSDVSSGLNSSKENGAVAERGLPPRFLIGVALTLGFTFMFVVDQIGSYLSTRDQTTRLSSSVHFTATLGLVIHAAADGFALGAAVATGQVTVQVVVFFAVILHKAPAAFGLVSFLMHGGLEKKFIQGHLLAFSAAAPIVAIATYFILYASGSSSENQLSATGVGMLFSAGTFLYVATVHVLPEVSSSRTDELPLDSEQQSGAEAHQQRHLGLLESLTLIIGVGLPMLLALGLHDD; translated from the exons ATGGACGGAGGGCTGATTATTACATTTATATCTGTGGCGATGTTTGTAGGCTCCTTTCTCCTTGGATTCATCCCACTGTTGTTCAAACTGTCTGAG AAAAGCCTGCAGTTCGTTTCCATCCTGGGGGCAGGTCTGCTGTGTGGGACAGCGCTGGCCATCACCATCCCAGAGGGAGTGGGTTTGCTGGAAGACTCGTGGAAAG CGTCATCCTCTGATGTGTCATCTGGTCTAAATTCCAGTAAAGAAAATGGGGCTGTGGCAGAGAGAGGCCTCCCACCTCGGTTCCTCATTGGGGTGGCTTTGACGCTCGGGTTCACCTTCATGTTTGTCGTCGATCAGATAGGGAGCTACCTTTCCACACGCG ACCAGACGACTCGTTTGTCCAGCAGCGTTCACTTCACAGCCACGTTGGGCCTGGTTATTCACGCTGCAG cTGATGGATTTGCTCTGGGTGCTGCTGTGGCTACAGGTCAAGTGACAGTACAAGTTGTAGTGTTTTTTGCTGTGATTCTGCACAAG GCGCCCGCCGCTTTTGGCTTGGTCTCCTTTCTGATGCACGGAGGCCTCGAGAAGAAGTTCATTCAGGGACACTTACTGGCCTTTTCAGCTGCAGCGCCTATAGTTGCTATTGCCACTTACTTCATATTATATGCG tctgGAAGCTCATCTGAGAATCAGCTCAGTGCAACAGGAGTGGGAATGCTCTTCTCAGCGGGGACGTTTCTCTACGTGGCCACGGTGCATGTTCTCCCTgaggtcagcagcagcaggactgATGAGCTGCCCTTGGACTCCGAGCAGCAGTCTGGAGCCGAAGCCCACCAGCAGAGACACTTGGGGCTCCTGGAGAGCCTCACTCTCATCATCGGTGTGGGGCTTCCGATGTTGCTGGCCCTCGGACTGCACGATGACTAA